The genomic region TTCGTGATGTTGTCATGGACCATTCCCCACACCTCAATGAAAGGCACTTTCATTGACTTTGAAATGGAACGTCAATGTGCCCTAATGTCCTTCCCTTACAACAGCTGACATGGAACACCACTGTGCCCTAATGAGCTCTTCTCACCTGACCATTTCCAGACTGTAATCCCAGTGAAGCCTGAGCTGATGCTGTCTGCCAGCACTAGACTAGATCTCCTTCCAATACGGAGCCAGTTATCCATTGGTGATGTCTATACACATACAGTGGAATGGTAGTTTGGGTAACCCGGTCAACATGTCTGTTACTGCGAGTAGAAGATGAACCGATGACCAAAGGGCATGACGTTAAAGATGAAACatcttttcaacattttatattatttttgttttctacaatttcagagtgaaaaaaaagaaaggggcaCAATCCAAACGTTTGGGCAAACGATTTGAGCGCTCAGATAACTTTTACCAAGAGATTTGAGCGCTCAGATAACTTTTACCAAGGCCTCAGACCTTTATTAGCTTGTTAGCGGTATGGCTTGTTCACAGTCATCGTTAGGAAAGGTCAAGTGATTTAAAAGCCTTATAAATGCCCTGACTCCTGAAACCCTGTCCCAGCAATCAGCAGCCCTGGGCTTCTCTCAGCTCCTGCCCAGCACTCTGATCATTAAAACAATAATGGATGCCCACAAAGCCGGAGAAGGCCATAAGATTaaggtaaatggactgcatttatatagtgcttttctactcatagagcactcaaagcactttacacattaatgcctcagacatctacccattcacacaccgatggcggagCACTCTGGAgtctaagttgccaacctgcgCATTTGGAGCGTTTGGGGTGCAgtatcttgctcaaggacacttcgacacatGGTGAGGAGTCgtcgggatcgaactagcaacctccCGATTGCTAAACaactctacctcctgaaccccAAGCAGATggcaaagtgtttttttaaaggtagCTGTTTCCTCAGTTCATAATGTAATGTAGAAATGGCAGTTAACAGGAACGGTGGAGGTAAAGTTCAGGCCTGGAAGACCAAGAACATATTTGAGAGAACTGCTCGTTGGATTGTTAGAAAGTCAAATAAAAACCAGTTTGACTGCATTTGAATTTGATGTGTTACGGGTCAATTTGtaaactgcactttttttgtcTTCCGTAATTTTCTTTCACACTCATAAATGTGTACATTAACAACATGCTGGGATataattcatattttatttatgtatacaGATAATAATTACAATATTTCACATTCTATTTATGAACCCTGTTTAATAGAAAAGAGGACATTTTAAATATAACAAAACCAAGATATTCTTCAAATAATATTCTtataacattacaatatttgGTTGATTTTCACCTAATAGCAGTTaaatataattaattaattgatctgtaaaaaaaaaaaatcaataatggAGTGAATCACATATCGGACCTCTTAAAAGCTGTGCACAGGCTGTGGGACAAGTAGAACTGCGTGACGCAATTTTAATCAGCTGATACAGAGGCATACAGCATGACAAAACTGACATTAAATTATTAAAGCAacaatattattaataataacataaGAAGTAACTTATTAAAGCAacaatattattaataataacagAAGTAACTAAAGTTTCCCATTTTCATGAAAGTCATGGATGTATATTAATATCAACAAATGATACagcaaagacaaaaataaaagctgaacaaacacaacatagaACTCCATGTAACAAAAAAGCAATACGTCAGACAGTGCTTAAATATAACAAATCTCCACAACGTCATGTTTCTATGATACAGGATATGAAAATATCCTCTCGAGTGTTTCATCGCTTTCTCAAAAGAATGGCCTCTTTTTCTGCATTTGAACGCAAATGTCAACTAATAAGAGGCTGACACTTGAGTGAGTGGTGATGTAAGGGGACCTGTGCAGACCAGTAGTCTCTTTGGTCACTGGCTTTATGCAAGCGCTCATATATTCCTATATAAACTGTAGGAAGCGTATGGCACAAAGGCTGACACAATGCACTTCAAATCAACCCAAATATTCCCCAGGTACACAATATGGAGCTTCTACAGTGTTTTTTGACTTGTATTACAAACGTTTTACAGAGGATTATGGATGTAGTAGATGTTCCATTTAATAGAAATGGAGGCGCAATAACAGATTGCATGACAAAGTTACCTCTTGATTCTTATAGTTCAGGTTGAATTGCCAGTAGATTCTCAGCAGATGAATAATGAATGTACATGTTACTGTAATTTAGTGCTTTTCTGTAGATAGGATGTAGCCATCATATCTGAAGTGCTGTTTGTGAACTAACCTTTCTGCTCTAACTGGAGCAATACGTCAGAACAGAGCAGTATAtagcatacaaaaaaaaaacacctaaagaatgtatatatatatatacacacacacacacacacacacacattagcaacaGCACACCGAATGCTAAAAGATGGCATTCTACGGGAGAGTATGCCCTGAAACAGTTCACCATCAAATCCCTCATAAATACTTATATACAGGCCAACACGTGAAGGCACACGATATTTACGCCTAAAACCTGCAGAGGTGTTCTTAGATATGCCCTCTTCTGCTAGGATCCGGTGTTTGACTTTTGTAAACAATTATATAtgaattagtgttattattatcatatattatatataatataatatatatatatatatatatatatatattagagagagagaggataataTGTGACGTGGCTTCCTTCATAAGAAATCATTAGGCTGACTTCATAGCAGATTAACCAGGCTGGGTCATCTGGGTCAGATCTCcagcctcttttctctctttactCTGTCCTTGGCTGATTTAAAAGCCAGCTGCACTGCGATAACACCAACAAGTGTTTCCTTTGGTTGTGCTGGTGGAGGCGGTGAACAgctggttttctgtgtgtgtgtgtgtgtgtgtgtgtgcatgtttatgtgtgtgtttgtgtgtgtggcgggcACCCCTGACTGTGAGCAGTAATCTGCTCCCTCATCACCACTTAACGAAGACCAGGCCTGCCAGGATGCCGTAGCCCATGATGAGGAAGAGCACCTTGAGCAGCCGGTCGTGTTTGTCCTCCAGCTCTCGTGACAGGATCTCGAAGAAGGTGATGAAGAGGAAGGTGCCCGCTGCCATGCCCTGCAGCACCACCGACACAATGCTGCTTGCCAGGTTCTGCGCCGTCTCGATGCCCATGCCCAGCCCGATGCCCACCGGGATCATGAGGCTCACCGTCATCGCCAGCTTGGTGGCGTCCCGCATGGGCAGCCCGGCTTTGGCCACGCTGACCCCCAGGGCCACGGCCGCCAGGGTCTCATGGATGGCCACGCCCACGAAGAGGCTGCCAAGCTTGGCGCCGTCCTCCTGAAGGCCCAGGGCGAGCCCCTCGAACACAGAGTGGGCCGACAGCGCTAGCACCAGGCTGGCGAGGCGCAGCGGACCGGCCCGCGCCAGCTCGGCCGGATTGAAGTGGCCGTGGTGATGCCCGTGACCCGCGGCTGACCCGCGGGGAGGGGCGATGAAGGGGGTGTCGTACTCCGAGTCGCTGCCGGCCTCTGAGCCGCCCGCGTTGAACGTCTCCAGGTCGATGAAGGACGGACGCTCCTTCCGGAAGGTCAGAACGGCCTGTTCCACAAACACTGTCAGGAAGAAGCCCAGCATCATCATGGTCTCGGCCAGCGGGTAGTCTGTACTGATCTTCAGTGTCTTCAGCACTTCCTCCACCTGAGGGGAAGCACAGGGACAAAAGAGATGAATTACATATCACTGTAGTATTTCACTATTACACACAGTATGCCATTGAATTACTCCGTATACACTGTTATGACACTGTCAAATACACTTAATATAGTATAGGGAATAAATATTACAAATTAGGTCAGagcaaagagaaacagagagagagaaacagagagagagagagagacagagagagggcataGTCTAGACTAAAGTTTTAAAAAGTCCACAAGGACCCAAACCGATAGGGAAATATGACACTCTTTAATCTTtagactttaatcaagtatgtatgtgttttaatcatatgcctttgttagctgaaacatgacttttctgtttctgtatatctttgattcttaagtgctgacggttctaactctgtgtatgtgcttataagtgtaccttctgtgtgtgtgcgtaagcaaGGGCAGATAAGAAGAACCAGTAGTCCtgcttttctgccttgctgttgcattacgttgcaaaaagcatagtaagatgacctcggacgtgaGAGACCCACCAATTATCCCCGTTAACCCTgttgacaaagtgttttggcgtcagagaacgctaacttctttctatataaaccttgtgtgatgttttattttgcttatctctcgtctgctgcagtctgggagtgagcccgggctctctctctctacggtTCACATTCTAAATCAATGATCTAAATCAATAACTCTAGAATCCAGCACGGTTCCAGGCCCAGGTGTGTGGCTCTggcgcgctcgctcgctctccctctctgagagtgggcccgtgcctctctcttgcctgccaggatgtgggtgagcccgacaagctttttgttgttgaatgaatatatacttatatgcaaatctggagtcctgaggtaacttgactgaattttcacctaacaaaaaCTTTGCCAACATTTCCCAAACTCCTGCATGGACTGATGAGCTGTACCTTCTCTCTGACTGTAGGCAGCAGTGCGTTGAAGCAGGTGGCCAGGAACACTCCCCCGCCAAACGAGTTGCTGAGGGCCACGGCCTTCCTGTACCTCTGGGCTTTCTCACTGtccactctcatcactctcacagGCACCAGAATGCCCCCTAGCATGAGCGCAAACACGCCCAGCAGGCACAGGATCTTAGCAACCACCATCTCCATGGTGACACGCTGGCAACGACCACGGTCAGGAGACTCTTCTGCTCTGCAGGATGCTTAATTCACAACCGCTGGCCAGGACTGTCATCTCCagtctcctcctctggtgtccaCGGACGGCATCCCAGCTTCAACCTCTAAAGCACAGTTGAAAGGACAGTTCATTAAGTAAATGCTCTAACGTCATGTGTTGCTGACAAGTTATCAATTTAAACCTGTCTACAGCGATATTTTCATAGAATTACAATATTTTCATGTGTATATGCCCTTTAAACCATAAAAACATTTGCAAATGTATATATTAGTCAAATATTAGTAAGAATCTACGGTTCCCAAAATAGGAATGCACTCCCTCACACCTGATGAATGCAAGAGCGGGTTTGGCTTTCAGTACAGGTTATTGTCATGGTTCTCCAACGAGGTTAATGAATAGCTCAACCATtaaggagatggagggaaatATAACGTGTCAGCAACCCGAACCACTTATTTACTTTGAGAGCTTTGACTGAAAGTCCAAGCTAACCAGCATAGAGACATTATGGACATTAGCTAGATTCGTTAAGATGAATGAAGACTCAACCAAAGATAtgtacaatatcacacaagGAATGCACACAAGGAAACGATGAGCTTAATCTGACAacaaagctagctagctaaacatCTGTTTACGAGCGAGCTACAGTGACTGGTGGTATGGaccataaataaaaatgaaaatgatgacTATGCGTTAACAGGCAGCAAGTAATCCCAGCTATTGCTTGCTAACGCAAAATTATATAAACAGTGGCTGTTCACCTGGAACAGCATGCTAGAAAGCGGTTGTAGGTGTTTAGCCGCCAACAGTGCATCTCCTTTTCTTtaggcaaacaaacaacttcACTCTTTTAACatctaatgttagcatagcATGCTGTAACGGACTCCTTAGATTTACGTGTATATTTAGAAATGGTTTATAAACATCGAAACATGGCTAATCTAcctgttcttcctcctctgGTACTTCCTGCTGCTGGGAACTGCCGTTgcacctgtctctctgtgtaaacAGCGATTGAGGATGTGACGCAGTACTCCAAAAAAGAGGTCAGCGTAGCTCGCTTCTCGTAGTTACAACATTTCAGTGTGCTTTTTGTCAGATCTGGTTCAGTGACCAGTCATTTATTTTATATCTAAAAAACATTATCAcagatcatttaaaaaaaaaaatttagcATCATGAGAACGTGTTTCTTTCCCGGCATCCACCACTGAGACAGACACTTTCTGATTTTACTCCATTCGTTTTAGTCTGTCTCTGAAATATGAACATCTAATTGTTTTTTTCTACATCAAATCTTGAAATGAATAAAAACCAGTGTATTAATGTACATAATCCTGTTGAGTGTGAAAGTGGTATCCAACTATAGCTCTGATTCAGTCATATGTTTAGTTTATACACTGAACTAGTTTATAAGAACCATTTCTACATATTACAACAATGCCATATATCAGTCAAAGAAGAGATTTACAGTGTTGTTTGAAACAAACAGGATGACAATTCAGTTTACGATGTAAAAGCTCCAATTTATTTTAATCAAAATGACAGTATTGTGGGACAATGAAAAAGGGGCAGTTGTCACATGTTGATATACTTTCATAGATTTGTCACAATTGGACTCTGGGCCACAGCAACTGTGCAACATTAACATACTGCTTTAAAGAAGAAGACAAGAAACTTTACAGATGACAATACTTTAATCCTATGAGGCATTCCATGTTAAAATGGCTTCCAGGTCCCATGCCATGTTACTCCCCATTAGTACCGAGCAGTCCCTGTTCCCAAGCTTCACAGAGAGGTTTAAGGTGGTGCTCCTTAGCAATCTACAAATCACTCACTTGCAGGCATTTCAGATATGACAGGGTTCAATGGCAAATGTTAGTAGCCCacgatatatacatacacacaccatgtgctACAGTGATGGTGCCTGGGAGAGGTGCTTGAATCCTGCGTGAGTCCAGACACCTGAAACTAGATATGTCATTCTTACGTGTTACGTGGACAAAACGAGGAGAATTCAAAGATGGCAACTGGGCGTGCTCTTCACTACTCCTGTCATAAACCATGGTTGACCCTGGGGTAGCAAGaatttacaaataaaaaaaaacccggACAGTCTGTCTTCTGGTGACCTCGCAGTATCTCTTCACCTTTAAATAAAAGAACAGAACCAGTTCAGTAGCACATACATCAAAGACACAAACAATAATGTACTGGGACAtggaaaaataacaaaaatactGTAGCTTGATTGCTTTCACCGCAGTTGTAGCGACATTAAGGCAAGAGATAAAGCTACAATACAGGCAACAGCCAAAATGGAGACACAGGAACAACCATACGGAAGTTCAGCTTAAATGTGTTAACGGTCAACTGCtcttgaattaaaaaaaataatattacaaCAATGCTCagatatttaaaaatgcagtagTGGACTGCTTGACAAGTTGTGGGATTCACTGCGGAGAGCTGAGAGTTTCCCTCAGTCTTGTGCTGTGGTGATGAGGCTCTCACCTCTGGGGTTGTCAGGGCTGCTCATCGTTGCTGGCACTGGGCGGCCGACTGCGCATCTGAGTCCTCAGCATCTCAATTAACTCTGGGTTCTGCTGCTGCATCTGCTGGGCAAACTGCTGGCCtctggagggacacacacacgaagaatTAGACTACAGTGAGACAAGCTTACCAGGATCACAAGTCAGTCAATGTCTTCAGAAGCCCTTCAGACAGCAAGATGACATTAAAAGTAGTTGGGTGCAGTATCCATTAGAGTCAGACCAGGGCGGTATCTATTTTTTCATACGGTTATACCATCCTGACATTTCACCAGGGTATATGGTTAGTGACGGTATGCGTGTAAacaatacaattttaaataataaaaaaacaataaaagcatGGAAGTCATCTCAAGATAAAGTTATATGTGGTAATACTTGTAATAATACTCATGATTTAATTTCTAGTCATTTTTTATTGATTAGCTAGGAGACCTAACAGAAATCACCTAATTTTTGCTAAACTGTGTTACCTATCATGCACTGTAAACTCTGAGTGTAAATCTCACTGTGAATTGTCTGAGTGTAAACGGGGTCACCAGTGTGGGAGCTAAGCActagagaaatacagagacaaCTCATTGTTGAAGAGTTTCatagacagtaaaaaaaaaatccccctgGGTGTATGGGTAACATAGTTAACCAATCTACTAACAATAGCGTGAATCTAGTCACCACAAGCCAACTATTTATTTTGTACCTCCAAATAATTCTTCTATTGGCCAAGTTGGCTCTGCATCAGTTTAATAGAAAGAGGAGCATCTAATTTTGACAGTATTGAAAATCATACCTTCGGGATTTCTAAAACACCCCGGTATATCTTAATACCACCCAAGCCTAGTATCCATGCCTGTGCCTTAAAGTTGGCCCTAAGTCACCAGTGGAAAACTTCAAAAGCCATCCAGTCaaataacaaaattcaaacaaTGAGTCATGGCCCTCCTACAAGAGGGCCATGTTATCTGACTCTGAGTACTACTGATATCCTCTGCTACCACTTCCtcattacatttcacatgccaACCAACAGCCACAGcacaaatgtattaaataaTAAAGTACCTTAAGCCTGATTAACTGAAAGAAGATGTAAACATTAAATGGTGAACAGATCACACATTGTCCTGCTCAGAGAACTCACAGCTTTCCCCCCTCTCAACTACAGAGGACGCTATACTATGATGCCCAGCCTCCAATGACATTGCTGCAGTAGAACTCAAACCACAGGAGGACTGAAGCTGTTGCACTTACGCCTGGATGAGGCCGGAGAGGTCGTTCGGAGCGGGTCCTCCCGCTGCTGTCGCTCCTCCTCCTAGCCCTCCCCCTAGTCCTCCTAGTCCTCCTAATCCTCCTAGTCCTCCTAATCCTCCTAGTCCTCCTCCAACTCCACTTCCTGCTCCAGGggctcctgcccctgcccctgctccggCTCCAGGGGCTCCCGGAGCTCCAGGGGCTCCTGCTCCAGGTACAGGTCcatctccaggtccaggtccagctccagctccaggtccAGGTCCGGGTCCACCCCCGGCATAGGCTCCAGACATCATCCCAGACACCCTGCTCAGCAAATGGCAACATTACAGCAAGCTATTATGAAAGACATCCCAGAAGCAGCAAAGGCTAGCTATAAGCTGGCCACAGCATCATGGCAAGCCATTATGAAAGACACACCACAAGTCAAATGTAAGGCACAGCATAACAGTAAGCCATTACAAAGGATGTGCAAAAAAATACCGATTTACTCTCAGAAAGTAGTCAGAGTGTGGTTATGCTAAGTCAAGGACATTCTGAGTCCAACTTACTTACAAATATCAAAAATCAACCACAAGAGACTTGAAATTAAAATAGCATCAGTATTACTCACAGTTGTTGAACTTGAGGATTATTCATCAGATTTGACGCCTATGGAAAAAAAGATGGTTTGCTTCGGTTAACATTTCAGCTCATTGGCAAGGCTCTCGATGATCAGAACTGAAAATCAGAGTCAGAAGGAAAAACTCCAAGATGACCCTCACCATGTTCATGAATCCAGGATTACTGAGAAGGCCTGCTAGATCCACTCCACCCATTCCCCCTGTCTGGACAAGATAAGTGTAGACAGTGAGTGGGTGTGACGAGGCAGATTTGAATGCTCTGATAAGTATTAGGGGTTAACGGAAACTCCAGGCTTCCACACATGAACCTACTGGGCTTGGCGTCTCCATCTTCTGTTCTGCTATTTTTAAGTTAGATTTGTACGTTTCATTGTCCGGATCCAGCTCCAGGGCTTTCTTGTAGTAGCTAAcagcttctgtgtgtttgtttaagctTGCCAGTGCCAACCTTtcaataaaacaacaaaataaggCCATCGTCTTGTGTCGGATTTAGCACAAGTAACAAAGTATCATTAAAAGAGAAACAAATGTAAAAGTAGTGCATTGCGTACCCCATTCTTCCGTGTGCTTTACTGTAGTTTGGATCAATCCCAATGGCTAGTTCACAGTCTTGGACAGCTCCGGCATAGTTTCCCAATTTACTATATGCAGCAGCCCTGTGAAATATTTCAGTTATGCACAATGTTACAGACCAAAAATACTTTTGAGCAATGTTTAGAAAGGCGAACAAGCATTACTTCAACCAAAGTTATGTGGGTAAATGTGGTCAGTCTATACCTGTTACAATAGTAAACAGCATTCTGAGGGTTAAGTGCAATAGCCTTTGAGTAGAactccacagcagcactgaagtTGTCTACTTTCATTTGGTCATTCCCTGTAGGAACACACCATACAATACATCTGTGACATCATGATTTGTTGTTCAGTACAGGCATCCACCCCAGGTATCAGTGACAGAGGCAGGAAAGTGGCTCACTCAGTGGGTGATCTCAGAGCTGTGACCATACCTTCAGTTTTGAGTTGTTCAGCTTCTGCAATCTGCTCCTCTGGGGGAGACTGTCCGTTTGAGTTGATTTTCACTTCAGGCGTATAAGGATGCTACAAGTAAAGTCAGGCGAGACATGTGCCCAAAGACTTAGAATAGTTGTTGTAAAAATGATCAACattgatacatacacacagtgtctgATTGTTACCTTAAGTGTGGCTGAGGCAAAGATCTCTGGTAAGGTCTCGGTAACAGCTAGACTCTGCTCCTCCATAGAGACACAAAAGGCTGTCTCAAGACACTGGATTGCAACTGGAAAAAAATTGTGTCAAGTGTTAACATTGGTACATGACCTCCAACTTGGGAAATATGACCGAAAACTCAAACCATATTGAGCTACCTTCTAAACTTTCCTGTGTATCCGACGACAACCCCCCAGAATTCAATTGGTCATGGAGGAACTGAATGATGGAAAACGCGAGACGTTTGGTGTCCGTCATGTTTCTTGGAGGATGAAACCTCACAAAATATCAGAGTTGTGAGTACACCTGAAAAGGGAATGGTGACAATCAGCACAAATCTATAAACAGTTCAGATTGAGCTCTTCAGTTTGCAAACAATGTTCATATAATCATACCCTCTTCTCTAATCAGCCGTTCGCATATTGACCTTATTGACATTTGTTTAAGATTTGTCTACATGCTGTCTTGGTAGCCTCAACTATAGTGACATCTTTTCATCAATGTTGTCTAATGTCAGCCTTTTAATGCAAGCAACAATAAGTAGCTAGCTTGCGATGTACATTGTTAAGGTTGTTTCAGATATTGTCAACATTAATGCATTTTGTATACCACAACTTGTCAAGGCATGAGGAAACGCTAACTAGCTATCCTAGCTGGCTAATATTTGCAATCTGGCATTGAAGTTCAAGAAGGCCAACTTGGCTTATCCTTACACAATCGCGGTGTTACATCTGTTGTCCTTACGTTAAAAAGTTAACGTTATCCTCACCCAAGACAACTAATGCATGGCTATGGTTACCCAACTAGATAACTGTGCAAGTACATTAATGTATGATTTGCTAGCGATGGCTGCTTGAGCTAAATAGCTAGCCAAGTATGCTAAATAGCTGGGTAGATGAATCAGAGAAATTTCTAGCACTAGCTATCACACGCCGGTGAGGGCATAACTTCTAGGTTAGCTAACacagatagctagctagcatgttATGTCTCCATCCAAGCACTGCTACCAAGGCTGTCTAGCGTAGTTATAACAGAGTTAATACGAAACTACTCAGATTGGCAGATATTACTCTTAGCTAGCACACTGCCTCGGAAACAAAACAAGATATTTTGCTCATTTTAAGAAGCTAGCCAACTTGTCAAAGCCACACCAGCTGTAATGTAGCAGTTGCTATCCAGCTCGCCAGTTAGCTAACAATGGCTAGTTAAAATGAGTCATTGATTAAAAATAGCCATACTCCAGCTAAGAACAAATGAGATAACATAATTTAGTTAAGTTGCAGAGATAATGGCAACCTAGTGCGATCTGTTAGCTAGACAACTATTTTTGCCTTACCAGTCGTCTTGTTGTTTCACTTCAAAGATTCCTTGCAGTACACTGTAAACTAAAGGTGTAATATGAGAGATACGGCATGTGTAGAACGTCACATCCCGGGCAGGAGCTGAGTGAGCAACCGCTGCAAATGAATGCTGTTCAGTAATAACTGTAGGGCAGATTCCCCATAGTAGTGGAAATATTAAAAGTACACTATACTGAAAGTTATCAAAAGGACCATACAGTGAAAGTCATTAATAGGTCAAAAGGGTTTCATCAGTCGTTGTTTTGAAAATCACATAAGCCGTTTTTGACAGAATTTGACAGAACTTCCAGATTAGTTACAGCATAACTCGTAATGTTGTAACTGATTAGTTGACATTATGCAGTATTGTTTGTATGTTGCTGGGAATTGCATGACATTTCTCTGAAAGTTTCATATTTGTGAGGAAACTAAAAGCAAACACTGACAGACCAGAGGCTTAGCAGTAAGCATGCCATTTTAGGATAGattaaacacttaacacattctctggaagaaaaagaaatcgACATCgccatttattaatttattgaaAAATGATGGCCAATTTGACTGAAGATGACTGGCAAGTTGTGCTGATCTGAGATGGAGGACCTTGGTGTGATTGACACATACCCAGGCCTATCGCGTTGGGAGCGTTGGGAACGAGGGGAGGTATCAACGTTGAGGAACCGGACAGTGGAACACACGCTGCAACTCAGTTGTTTGAATTATGGCACCCACAGGTGAGTAACAGGAGATTTATGGATATTTTTTCTGATCATTCTGCTATATGTTTAAACCATAAAAGATGAACACCGTAATCTGTGGCTAGTATATCGGCCCGTGTAACAGTGGTTAGACAACTTTTCAGGCAAACGCCTGTGATGGGTCCAGGCTAGCGGGTTAGCCTTGCTAAGGTTCAGCGGTTAGCTAACAGTTGGCTTATGTTATCTTGGCATGTATCGATGTGCCATCATTTCGTTGGGGTCTCTACAACCTCAATTGAGGTATCTTTTATCGACTTGAGATATATCCATCGTTTTGCTTGTGTCTAGGTCCTGTTATTCCGAAATGTAGGTTGTACTGTCAGCTAACGGTTGCGTTTCATTaacccattcattcattcactggaTAATTGTGTTGATGGCTAACGTCAGCGCTAACTGAAATGCATTGTCACAGCTAGTTTTGTAGCTGGTGTTCACAAGAGGATTTCTCTGTCGTTGGTCAGAGAGAGTTCATGACCGGTGTTGGCAAATGTAGTAAATCTGTGCGTGACAGTGTCCCCAACATCGCCATCTAAGCTTCTGCCTTAATAATGCCAACCCTATCGTAAAAATAACGCAAATGATGCCAGTTTTGCTATATTAAACACTGGTTATTGATAACGTGTGCATAGCAAACccttttataaaccaccattgACAAAATCAGTCTCTCATACAGAAATGCTTCtttgtaaatgaaaaatgtaatgaGTAGCATAAATATTCGAGTAAACCCCTCAAAGATGTTGTTTTGTTCTCTCCCTGACCCTCCATTATATGGTGGCCTGCCATGCGAGCTTGGTTCATGTATTGTTCTTGACAAATTGGTACTAATTTCTAGTTTGTCTCTTAGATACTTTCGTCCTCCTGTAACCCAGCATGTTgttgtccctctctcacccaccgTCCCTCACCTGTGCTTCCAGGAGAAGTGGTGTTTGGCACG from Clupea harengus chromosome 10, Ch_v2.0.2, whole genome shotgun sequence harbors:
- the LOC105896428 gene encoding zinc transporter ZIP3, whose translation is MEMVVAKILCLLGVFALMLGGILVPVRVMRVDSEKAQRYRKAVALSNSFGGGVFLATCFNALLPTVREKVEEVLKTLKISTDYPLAETMMMLGFFLTVFVEQAVLTFRKERPSFIDLETFNAGGSEAGSDSEYDTPFIAPPRGSAAGHGHHHGHFNPAELARAGPLRLASLVLALSAHSVFEGLALGLQEDGAKLGSLFVGVAIHETLAAVALGVSVAKAGLPMRDATKLAMTVSLMIPVGIGLGMGIETAQNLASSIVSVVLQGMAAGTFLFITFFEILSRELEDKHDRLLKVLFLIMGYGILAGLVFVKW
- the sgta gene encoding small glutamine-rich tetratricopeptide repeat-containing protein alpha, whose amino-acid sequence is MTDTKRLAFSIIQFLHDQLNSGGLSSDTQESLEVAIQCLETAFCVSMEEQSLAVTETLPEIFASATLKHPYTPEVKINSNGQSPPEEQIAEAEQLKTEGNDQMKVDNFSAAVEFYSKAIALNPQNAVYYCNRAAAYSKLGNYAGAVQDCELAIGIDPNYSKAHGRMGLALASLNKHTEAVSYYKKALELDPDNETYKSNLKIAEQKMETPSPTGGMGGVDLAGLLSNPGFMNMASNLMNNPQVQQLVSGMMSGAYAGGGPGPGPGAGAGPGPGDGPVPGAGAPGAPGAPGAGAGAGAGAPGAGSGVGGGLGGLGGLGGLGGLGGLGGGLGGGATAAGGPAPNDLSGLIQAGQQFAQQMQQQNPELIEMLRTQMRSRPPSASNDEQP